gcttatgttattgcagcttgtcagaatcttcGTCTGGACCTGATGAGCTATGTGGATGAAgtgtaaaaattagaaaacatgtacaacgtttggagacacgttttcccaccggtcccagatgaacgtaagtggccgcctGTATCTCTtactccttttaagctgttaccggatagagaattgcatcgcaaaccaaagggtcgaccttgctcgactagaatacgtaacaatatggatatccgagaaatagccagtcaacagaagttgtgcggatggtgtaggaatccaggccatacaagtcaatcatgccctaatcgcaatagttgaatgtaattgtaaaaaattatattttttcaattattaattgataattgtattaattgaacgtaaaattatcaaattatatcaaattattaattgttagtactagtcaaaacatttttccaaatgtTAATTGttaaggggttagggtttttaagttaagggttaaggttatggtttttaggttaaggtgttagggttaagggttagggttagggtttttaggttaagggtttagggtttttaggttaaggggttagggtttgttaattaaatttttaataaattagtttagggtttttaagtaataactcaaaaaaaatctattttattacctaataatatcaaaatattcaaaatatttgtacaaataaatttaaatacaaaaatcaatgtcTGTGCCTGCCGGATTCAatgccacatggcggccgtcgacggttacgcgctggattcctcatTTGTCTAGCTTCCGGCGGCGGTTGTGGTTATTCCGgcggggattctggttcttTCGGTAGGGTATCTAGTTGTCGGAGTTGGGAAGATAAGCCAtcttgatagaatagtgaatgtggaggtgtttgcatcaccaacggcgacggtgtttgaaagccATACGGTGgcggggattggtaaaaagaagatcTCCTCGACGGctgaaaaggcggttgcgtgggtattatcggttgaactgctgggtcgggtgactgtgtcggtgctatcgttgggcctggtgattgaatGGCCGCTGATGATAGGCCGGGTGattgtctgggcctcgttgaggggctagCGTCGTCGTTCTGTcatcttggatttaaaggcccGCGTCTTTCCCTTTGGACACGTAATTGCcactgcctctcctctggcaacagtaaatacggcttgccatggatcctaaaccatggcatgtatttcggcacgcacgctaactccggaacgatgatcggttccttagtaggtatataatcataccgatcttcccacatttggatgtaCTCGGACCAGAATCTTGgccaatccgtattcaattgccaaaggtcgattttgtggtgatcgtcaaacacctcaggttccatgggaatcggttgtctacatccaaattgCCGTAACACCCTGTccgactggtgcatctccacggtcgAGTAGTTGATCAATGCGACTTTCGCGTGCGAAGCgtttggattttgtaagaactcatCTGGAATTACTGTCCGAAttgtcggatcctcgtatggtgtccattgaaaccatatgaacatgatagaaatattagttatatacataatactaaatactaaataccaatcgactagcgaatgatggaaatatcaattttatttaatacttacaagTGATTCCGACtattggtctaatagaagccgtatatcttcaagagaggtaggtaatcgagcatgacttgccggatggttccacctaattaaataaatttttagaatacttttatttttaaaaatctacataataattgtaaaatctaatataaaatttacctcgttatgagtgggaatgtatatgggtggtccactcaaggacatagaaatggaaagcgaaaccgtgcccatgactgcaatagtgacaggcaacctccgatttttgttttcctcggtcgcgtcgccccgcacatctcccgatataacgttgccaagacggcagacccccaactcaattcactagctgctctaaaatcaacgagtttcagcaccCATCTTAGATGTATGCGGCTCCATGACGagtccggcatcagataacctccaattaactgaagaatgtatgcccgagcatatcgaattctttctatttcggttgaatcttcatccggatttgggaatgtgtctcgtaaccagcccatctcgatcttacctcTATCCATTTTCTCCGAAATAGCGCCCAAAAGTTCGTAGCACACCGCTCCCCAATCGCTAGATTAGGGGACGATGATTGGTACCCATTCACCAAAGAATCCCAATTGCGGAtcgacatcttccaaagtgatagtgcactctccacatggaagatggaatgtgcgtcttggtctccacctctcgatcaatgCACCGATTAGTTTgggtccaccttgcatcccTACCTACAATGCCACGTGTTAAAAACCCACTTCCCGCAGGAAGTTCTCTACCaatggtgatggaggagcatgcatattccggatattgcattctaatatccgatctacagacttttataacaaataataaattaataattatctaaaatgcataaataaaaaattcttaaataatatttaaaaattaaatttaacgcttaccattttcatttgttccaccgatatgtgtttcttatcaagacgagtcaattctccggccattactgaaatcgtacaaatttttacggtttaaaaaaatttaaaaaaattaaaaaatatttaaaaatagggatttaagagaaatttaagaggaacttgagagaaaattgagattaaatatggatttgagagaaatttggaaggaattttgagaggaaatttgagaggattagtttgtgaaagaAAAAAGGGTGAGggatatttatagtttttttttaccgttgggggggcaacggtaAAAAAAGCGACCGTTGCACTGTTCACAAGCGGGGCAAATCGCGTCTCCAGGGGCGCACTACGTGGTAGCAAATTacatccacgtcagcaaagcgcgctaAGGTGGACGCAATTTGCTGACACGTctcctgacatcgcgctgacgtggacacgaTTTAGGAGAAAAGAAatcattccggtaaataataaaataccgggcctattttagtaaatttaaaaaaaaactgttttttttggtattttgtccTTAATCTATTACATAACAAAAGGCGAAATTTTTAAGTATTGAATATAAACCCGAGGACCTAAATTTCTTTGTACGAAACTTCAAATTAACCCAAACCTATCCTCAACCGAAGAGACTTCAGTTTCCCCAAAGCCTCAACAATAACGAAGTGAAAAGAGGCCATCTGAAAAAGTACGTCCCCCATATTTCAAGAAAGAATCATGTGATAGGATTTTTCGAAAGAATAaaagtatattatttatttaatatatccACTTTTTCTTGTTTGTTGGCTTGATCCTAATAtccaatattttataaaatcattaatcatAAAACGGACCAAATCAGAActattaactaataaaataacttgAGCTCTTGGCGATTATGGTTTATGAAATCCTGTAATGATATCTACCGGATGCTTACGGATTAATTGTGCAATCGTTCCCATGAAAAAGGATCAAAATTTGGCAAATCACTGTTTCTCTCAATGCGAGTTACAGAAGATCACACAAAAATGAGATGGGATGGGTGACTTCACTCTCCCTCTCTACATCACCATAACTTAAGAGTGATTTCTAATATATTTATAGTACCAAATTACATAGTTACCAAAAAGCAATATCCCATACAAAACCATATGCATCCGTACGAGTCTAGTATCTATCTACTGATGTAAAgatgttcgtaaacaaaaaaacataagccAGGAAACCACATTTCTAACACCCAAACCAGGAATTCAGGTtgaaagaacagaaaaaaaaaattccaaaacgTTAAGAAAGCAAACAGTAAGAAACACACACTACTACTATTCCTGGAGATCCTCCTCCGCATCCTCCTCCTCCTCATAATCATACTCCTCATCAGCTGTTGCATCTTGATATTGTTGGTACTCTGAAACCAGATCGTTCATGTTGCTCTCAGCCTCCGTAAACTCCATCTCATCCATTCCCTCCCCAGTATACCAGTGCAAGAAAGCCTTCCTGCGAAACATGGCAGTGAACTGCTCACTTACTCTCCGGAACATTTCCTGAATAGATGTCGAGTTTCCAATGAACGTTGAGGCCATCTTCAAGCCTATTGGAGGAATATCACAAACAGTAGACTTCACATTATTGGGGATCCACTCCACAAAGTAAGATGAGTTCTTATTCTGGACATTAATCATTTGTTCATCAACTTCCTTGGTGCTCATCTTGCCACGGAACATGGCTGAAGCAGTCAAGTATCGCCCATGGCGAGGATCAGCAGCACACATCATGTTTTTGGCATCCCACATTTGTTGAGTGAGCTCGGGAACAGTAAGAGCCCTGTATTGCTGTGACCCTCGAGAAGTAAGTGGAGCAAAGCCAACCATAAAGAAATGCAGGCGAGGGAATGGAATGAGATTGACGGCAAGCTTGCGTAGATCTGAGTTTAATTGACCAGGGAAACGAAGGCAGCATGTCACACCACTCATGGTGGCTGAAATCAAGTGGTTCAAGTCTCCAACTGCATTCAATCAGGATGAACAAATGACATCAACAGACCTTTTACagttgaaatatgaaataacaGCAACGTGAAAAAGATTGACGTACAGCTTGGAGTAGTGAGCTTCAGTGTACGGAAGCAAATATCATATAAAGCTTCATTGTCCAAAACCATACATTCATCTGCATTCTCAACAAGCTGGTGAACAGAGAGAGTAGCATTGTAAGGTTCGACAACAGTGTCAGACACCTTAGGGGAAGGGAACACAGAGAAAGTGAGCATCATTCGGTCTGGGTATTCTTCTCGGATCTTGGAAATCAAAAGTGTTCCCATGCCCGATCCAGTTCCTCCTCCCAATGAATGGCATACTTGAAATCCTGAAATGTTAGAAAATGATTGTCAAATCCTTAGATGTGAGGAAATAGAAGAAGGCAAATTCCAATCTAAAGCTAGATCATAGATTccgcaaaatttttaaatcacaCCTAAAAAGCATAATATTCGAATTAAGAATGATTTAGATTTATTTGAGCAACCAAATAGAGAATCTTCCTTCCGAAACTTGAAATTTGCTAGTAAGTTGAAAATTCACATTAAACAAGCACATAAAACCTTCCTAAATTGTCAGATCCATGGTGAAAGTAACATAAAAGAACCACATATGAGTTTAAACCAACAGTTAGAAAAAGTGAAGCCAACAAATCCTTCTTGTACCGGCTAATCTAACTCTAAACTTGAAAAATccaaaccaaaaaataaagcatgcttaaaattataaaaacacaCGTTACCTTGCAAGCAGTCACAGTTTTCGGCTTCTTTCCTCACCACATCTAGCACTGAGTCGATCAACTCAGCCCCTTCCGTGTAATGACCCTTGGCCCAGTTATTCCCTGCACCGGACTGGCCGAAAACGAAGTTGTCAGGCCTGAAAATCTGCCCGTACGGCCCGGATCTAACACTATCCATAGTGCCAGGCTCCAAGTCCATAAGGACGGCTCGTGGAACGAACCTCCCGCAACTCGCTTCATTGTAGTAAACGTTAACGCGCTCCAGCTGCAAATCATTGTCTCCTTGATAGCGTCCCGTTGAATCTATGCCGTGCTCTGCGCAAACCACCTCCCAAAACTTGGCACCGATCTGGTTGCCGCACTGCCCTCCCTGAATATGAAGAATCTCACGCATCTTTCCTAGGACTCGGATTTCGGAGAGTAAAGtccaaagaaaatgaattttcagtgagggttttttttttttttcctaaatgAAAGACGGAAACAGAAGAATTATATAGGGAGGAGATGACAGAAGGTGGTGCTTGCCGTTAGGGTTGACGGAGTTGGGTGACGGCTGACGAGGCCATTAAGCTTAATAAAGGGGGATAtttcgaattttgaaaatttcgggAAAAAGGAATAAACCCCTGGGTTTAAATGAAAACGAAATCTTTACGCGTAGTTGATAGGGTTGAACATGACGCGCGATTTTCATCATGCCATCATGCGAGTGTGAGTCTTCAGATGCTTTTATTGTGCGTGAGCGTGAGGGTGGAGATTGTAACCACGTGATTTTGGGAGAGATCCATGTGACTGCTACTTTGGCTACCGTCGAGGCGAAGGGCATGTTTAGagctgtccatgggccgggtaaatatgggcctgaaattttgcccaggcccggcccgatttttaataaatacaaaaaaatattttaaaaataaaaaaaataaaaataaaaatattttaaaagtattttaaaattaaaaaataaaaataaaaaatatatatttattatattcggtcgggccgggctgggcccgggccaaaaaaagttgaacccgagcccggcccattttttaaacgggcctcattttttgcccaagcccatatttcgggactatatttttacccgaaccctctcatatttcgggcaggccgtcgggccgggccgccaTGGACAGGTTTAGGCGTGTTCGgggttttcctttttctttttttttttccttataaaGATATTTGTCTAAAAGatacttgaaattttatcaGACACTTATTACTGAAACAATtacaaatgtaaaatataaacgtatatttaaaattaatataaaataaataatacatataaaatatgtatgatattaaaataaaaatttaaattaaattataagtaaaaatttaaacacataaatacatcaaataaaaagtactaaatgcactacaattatttatcaaGTTTTTGTCATCAATTATGAGTTAATCTCGAGTTGGTTTGTGACATCAACTTAATGAACAACACTATTaatactagaaattctatcacatacatgtatatatatgcaaaaaccacatatttagaatatagagatgtatttaaaaataacatataataaattataagtaaaatggacaaaattaaattaaattgtaagtaaaacgaaatttaaacatataattgaTGAAAGTAgtaaattatgcatattaaaatgaaaatgtaagaaaattattatgcATAGTAAATTGGTGTGGGTTCAAATCCtaccatatgcatatttttatttttaaaattaaaaagactaaaataacctcaaataatataatttattttaatatagaaggtcattttgtaatttctctaatCAAATTTGTGTCCGTAATTTGTGACATTAACATACTcaagaattttattaatagtaagtatagatatacaaattatgaaaataataaattgtgcatattaaaataaatatgtatacaatatatcaaaatgaagttttagttgagtggtaaatttaaaattctattaatcTAATTGGGGTAGCTTCAAATCTCCtaccatatgcatatttttattggtttttgttgaaatgaaaattataaaatacacatgagtaatataacttatttcaaTTATGGAAggacattttataatttctctaaCCGAGTTGGTGCCCGAACTAATGACACCAACTCTAAAACGCTTTCAAATTACAATGTTTTAAGTATAAATCtcattctttataatttttaaattaaaagataaaaatattctcatattaatataatttaatttataaaattgatcttttaaataattatctaattaaattaatactgaATTGACTCATAACATcaactttatcaagaaatcatatatatatatatatatatatatattataaggtcTTTAGAAATAATCATAGGTGACATATTTAAGAATAGCAGGGGCAGAGTCAAGGGAAAGATAGCAGAGACAAAGTCAGGGGGTCTAGCAAGGGTTAGGCTCccctaaaatagaattttttttatttaggctcttttatcatttataaaattttaaattagtaataataaaattacactttagcccctaaaaatgataaaattttgatttaatttttaaaaattataaagatataagctattaaaatggtaaaattatatttttactattataaaaatatatattttaattttgcccttaaaaaaaattttgcttCGCCCTAGTGAACAATGTCTATACTTGACAGATTaacattttatacattaaacGAATCTAGGCTCcataatttaaaacacattttgaaattatacaattattttttaacttaaaataaaaaatcataagttaaataacaatttaataaattaaaggtaatattaaaatatagtttgaacattaaaactcttttaaattaaaactaacacaatttatttcaaaatttttataacagTTAagattaacattaaaattaaaaataaataaaataaaatttatttaaaatccaaTTAATATCAGAATTAGCAACCAAGTTTTAAAAAGgtgtaaaaaatttatataatagaaatatcatatttaaaacactttataaatattgttttaaacattttaaaatagattataatattttataataggataaaacatatttaagttattaaataacatacttaaaattagttttggtttcaattagaaataaaatagttaatttaaatcataccaaaaaataaaatagttaatttaaaatatgttgttggccaaaaaacttaaaatatgtttaaaaacttataccgttaatatcaaaattaaaataaaataagtaaagacaattttaaaaatattgtaaaaattaaaattgtttaaaacctgtttaaacatgaataaaactacttaaaattatttataataaataattttaagagtATAATATATGTTTAACATATACTTTTCCAAAACGTATATATAATGTGAACtctagttttaaatattaattaatttaagtttaaataaattaataaagtttctcaaaaaaataaaacaataaaattaaatatttagataatataactttaaagaattttaaaaatatttacattgtTAATTTGATGTTTAGACATATATAGATGTGGGTCAAGAATTGGTTAGACTGAAATTAACCATTAAAtgttgacattaagacattgtCTATTTTCTAAACCAACCTATATCTTTTCAAGTTCATCTTTATtacttcaaattttcttgaaatatcGACTTTTGGATTTTTCTAACAACACAACTCGcggataaatttaataaaaagttaatgtTAATCAAGATAATGTCATATTTAGTACTAGTatctttgaaaatgtttaatatgttacccgaattattaatatgtgttttattatagTATATGTACtttcacaaaaaaattcaatggaGTACATATACTTTGAAAATGTACAACGTGGTACTTGAACAATCGATATGTGTTTTAGTATGGTATCTAGTATTGTGATTATTAGTGAACTGCTAAATCAACTAATGAAAATTTGAcatatagattttttttcaaatcatcaaGTCCACATGAATAGTAtaatattatgaaaaattaaattaaattaaattaaaaataaataactaaacatATGATTAATAAGAAAGaagtaaatatgaaatatacataAGCAAAAACGTCATCTTCTCTATTTAAGTGGATAGTTATCTTCGAAAAAAGTTTTTCatttgaaacaatattttaattgatttttaaataatattttttattatccaTTTAAGTACAAGTACTTTCATGTAAGTTTAGCATTCACTTCTTTTTATTAACACATGTTTAgttttttgtcttttaatttaattatttatttatttttcacatacATGTGGGCTTgataatttggataaaaaaaaggtaaactaTCTAGTTGGTTATCCAACTTTTAGGGTGCTTTCATTTCAGacacccaaaataaaataattgtaatttggtcacctaacttttaaagtgctttcattttggtctcccaaaatgaaatatctacaatttagtcactcaacttttaggatgctttcattttagtcctcaaGTGTTAAATCTCTAATAGTGGTTAACTGTACACACCCAACTTTTAGGTCACTTTCATTTTTGTCacccaaaatatattttttttaagtattgattggagtaaaaaaaaatcacggacaaaagtgaaaaagtgatagaaactaaaaataatacacaaaaattgtcaaattgtacGTGTTTATCTCATTGccgaaataataaatttcttttttagtattgaaattttaaattttaaaacatcaaaataaattgaataaattgttgaaattttttatccatTGATAATGTCAATcaatttgttactataatattaaaattaattaatttaatctccttttaaattttaaaattttattttatgttttcagattattcttaataaaatcaacttaaataactcatatttaataattgtctataaaacttatatttcttttgattatataatcttGAACCTTCCATGCTAAGttaaaagtaaaggaaaaacacttgaaattaattaaattaattgcttGTTCTTCGTTTGGTTAAAGAAGTGGTGAAAAACTATGAGTTTTATTTAGAATGGAagataaaattgattaatttaattaattgcaagGATTTTTATTGTGGGAGAACGCTtattattttgaccaaaatttattttggcttttgttctcctagttaaactctatttttggtttcccacttaaactctaattaacctagaGTTATTGTAGTCATATATGCTACGAATTTCATCCTATAAATAGACCTTAATTACTCTATGTTTTacacaacaaaaatatttagattgagaGAATTTATATTCTTTGTTTCGAAGAGTTTTTCTTGTGGGGCTTcgagttttcttttaattctctccatcttttgtactctcctttattatagtaaaatctCCTTTTgcttgtgattttttatcctcttctgagaagtttttccacgtaaaatttgtgtgttcgatcttttcgattattattttcttc
The window above is part of the Gossypium raimondii isolate GPD5lz chromosome 9, ASM2569854v1, whole genome shotgun sequence genome. Proteins encoded here:
- the LOC105798541 gene encoding tubulin beta-8 chain — encoded protein: MREILHIQGGQCGNQIGAKFWEVVCAEHGIDSTGRYQGDNDLQLERVNVYYNEASCGRFVPRAVLMDLEPGTMDSVRSGPYGQIFRPDNFVFGQSGAGNNWAKGHYTEGAELIDSVLDVVRKEAENCDCLQGFQVCHSLGGGTGSGMGTLLISKIREEYPDRMMLTFSVFPSPKVSDTVVEPYNATLSVHQLVENADECMVLDNEALYDICFRTLKLTTPSFGDLNHLISATMSGVTCCLRFPGQLNSDLRKLAVNLIPFPRLHFFMVGFAPLTSRGSQQYRALTVPELTQQMWDAKNMMCAADPRHGRYLTASAMFRGKMSTKEVDEQMINVQNKNSSYFVEWIPNNVKSTVCDIPPIGLKMASTFIGNSTSIQEMFRRVSEQFTAMFRRKAFLHWYTGEGMDEMEFTEAESNMNDLVSEYQQYQDATADEEYDYEEEEDAEEDLQE